Proteins encoded in a region of the Leptolyngbya subtilissima AS-A7 genome:
- a CDS encoding PTPA-CTERM sorting domain-containing protein — protein MRNLLVFGAFAVSTAASFLISENPAQALGIACPVPIQSLVSPLDAKASTQNGCQIGIGNGGNDSLDAFNGQELFGKGDWKFAGKDENGALLENRIGVNFTPGASLSGNWDISDLFGGTVIPDDWTDIALVLKGSGRVPGVSGTNSFVAYLLSGVGPDGFSGTVDDWTGSWSSPFVNNNGRTQAVSHISLYYRNGGEPIPTPALLPGLVGLGVAALRKRKQEESESA, from the coding sequence ATGCGAAATTTGTTAGTGTTTGGTGCTTTTGCGGTAAGCACAGCTGCAAGCTTCTTAATCAGTGAAAATCCTGCACAGGCTCTCGGTATTGCCTGTCCAGTGCCTATTCAAAGCCTGGTATCACCGTTAGATGCTAAGGCATCCACACAAAATGGCTGTCAAATTGGAATAGGGAATGGTGGAAATGACAGCTTAGATGCGTTCAATGGTCAGGAGCTTTTTGGTAAAGGTGACTGGAAATTTGCAGGAAAAGACGAAAACGGTGCGCTTCTAGAGAATCGGATCGGTGTCAACTTTACACCCGGAGCATCTCTTTCCGGAAATTGGGATATCTCTGACCTGTTTGGTGGTACTGTTATTCCCGACGATTGGACTGATATCGCATTAGTATTGAAGGGATCGGGCAGAGTTCCTGGTGTTAGTGGAACAAATAGCTTCGTTGCCTATCTACTCTCAGGCGTCGGACCAGATGGTTTCTCTGGCACTGTTGATGATTGGACTGGGTCTTGGAGCTCACCTTTCGTCAACAACAACGGTAGAACTCAGGCCGTGTCTCATATCTCTCTTTACTACCGAAATGGTGGTGAGCCAATCCCCACTCCAGCCCTACTGCCTGGTTTAGTGGGCTTAGGTGTGGCTGCCCTGCGCAAGCGCAAACAAGAGGAAAGCGAGAGCGCGTAA
- the hpsJ-C gene encoding HpsJ-like protein, cyanoexosortase C-associated — protein sequence MASFPQSPLATPSRSQAPSASTIFLIIGLACIGGFVMNLMAIAIPPDPMSLEWRVGFMQQVSGRGILFFLGLAMSVYGSLNRPSLSRFLALICLVIGILFVLSGVIVIRDGLVLQNQAVRNIESEATEIRSQLLTAQDNPNLPAEVTPERIETALVQVETQAQALLENARGQTTKSMMSMLSTQVVIGIGLLALGRFGLKHSR from the coding sequence ATGGCTAGTTTTCCTCAGTCCCCTCTGGCTACTCCATCGCGATCGCAGGCCCCGTCTGCCAGCACCATTTTTTTGATAATTGGCCTGGCCTGCATCGGGGGATTTGTCATGAATCTAATGGCGATCGCCATTCCCCCTGACCCCATGTCTTTAGAGTGGCGAGTTGGGTTCATGCAGCAGGTTAGTGGGCGCGGCATTTTATTTTTTCTAGGCTTGGCGATGTCGGTCTACGGCAGTCTGAATCGGCCTAGCCTCTCCCGTTTCCTGGCTTTGATTTGCCTGGTTATAGGCATCTTATTTGTGTTGTCTGGGGTGATCGTTATTCGTGATGGACTGGTGCTACAAAATCAGGCTGTACGCAATATCGAAAGCGAAGCCACTGAAATTCGCTCTCAACTGCTAACAGCGCAAGATAACCCCAACCTGCCCGCCGAGGTTACACCCGAGCGTATCGAAACAGCGTTGGTGCAGGTTGAAACTCAAGCACAAGCCCTGCTCGAAAATGCCCGCGGTCAGACGACCAAATCAATGATGTCAATGTTGAGTACTCAAGTGGTGATTGGTATCGGGCTCCTGGCATTGGGACGGTTTGGCCTCAAACATAGTCGATAG
- a CDS encoding DUF4347 domain-containing protein gives MTTQSVPRLIKGIVFVDEAIADADTLLKGLDPGLDVVFLDSAQDGIDQITEALRSRSDLDSIHLLSHGEAGGLTLGATVLNTNTLDSYGSQLSQWQRSLNDGADVLLYGCNVGFGRGGLDFVNRFSQWTQADIAASDDITGSGGDWEFEVFSGAVETISVFSAEAQANYGENLNIVTVTSIADSGPGSLRAAIAAAPAGSVIKFATTLANQTIKLTSGEIFVGRNITIDGSGVSNLTLSGNSSSRIFQVGTSQTAVQATFKGLTLVNGNGQGAQVPGMGGAINGANFVRITLVDSLLKNNKAGRGGALQVGSGAQVTILNSVFDSNDGTLTNNGKSGGAISTNSAGGPGGPGFMVIENSRFTNNRGFNGGAVYNISSPVTVKNSTFLNNTAIGEGGGALFSDGAGPGGPGTTSGGTIRIEGSSFEGNQAKGGGGALYIYSYGTDKLVVENSTLLKNTVSLSSQNLARGGGLEVNGGTVTLRNVGVANNVAEKQGGGLWVQTGQSVNISNSTFSTNRVNNDAGGAMFLNTSSAAPVNITNSTIVNNFAGRANGALWMNSGNKDSITLRNSIVAFNRAVDTRQNQVGYTPRDGGGNIEFPAPVNSGPRVAANSRLVDPLLGPLMKIGDDLVHPLLSGSPAINTGVKTTGVPTQDQRQFIRDSLIDVGAFERGGLPTYGSSSNDILLGTSVINSFSGSSGNDTLLGLGGADTLTGGTGADRIVYTGRSQAEAFGQSTLAALDRIVGFDAIQGDRIQLDYNNNLLTSEQPGGLFNAGLKTGTTLEQAALAAYQDKNQTSSGAQAMAANQAVFFRWGTRTFLSVNDSNAAFSKSTDLVAEVTGIGMAGTDSTAGTLTVTNYFA, from the coding sequence ATGACGACTCAAAGTGTTCCTAGGCTGATTAAAGGTATTGTTTTTGTAGATGAGGCGATCGCCGATGCTGATACTCTGCTCAAAGGCCTTGACCCTGGCTTAGATGTAGTATTTCTCGACTCGGCCCAGGATGGTATTGACCAAATTACTGAAGCGCTGCGATCGCGCTCTGACTTAGATAGCATCCACCTGCTCTCCCACGGCGAAGCGGGTGGGCTGACGTTGGGGGCAACGGTGCTTAACACTAACACCCTCGACAGCTACGGCTCGCAGCTAAGCCAGTGGCAGCGATCGCTCAACGATGGGGCTGATGTTCTGCTTTACGGCTGTAATGTAGGGTTTGGCCGCGGTGGCCTTGATTTTGTCAATCGTTTTAGCCAATGGACCCAGGCCGATATAGCGGCCTCTGACGACATTACAGGTAGCGGCGGTGACTGGGAGTTTGAGGTATTTTCGGGTGCAGTAGAGACGATTTCGGTCTTTAGCGCCGAGGCTCAAGCTAACTACGGTGAGAACCTGAATATTGTCACGGTTACCAGCATCGCCGACAGCGGCCCCGGTTCGCTACGGGCTGCCATTGCTGCCGCCCCCGCCGGCAGCGTGATTAAATTTGCCACAACCCTGGCTAACCAAACCATCAAGCTCACCAGCGGCGAGATCTTTGTGGGCCGCAACATTACCATTGATGGCAGCGGGGTGTCTAACCTTACCCTTAGTGGCAACAGCAGCAGCCGCATCTTTCAGGTGGGTACCTCGCAAACCGCTGTACAGGCGACTTTCAAAGGGTTGACCTTAGTCAACGGCAACGGCCAGGGTGCTCAAGTTCCGGGTATGGGGGGTGCCATCAACGGTGCTAACTTTGTCCGCATTACGCTTGTTGACAGCTTGCTTAAAAACAACAAGGCGGGCCGTGGTGGGGCGCTGCAGGTGGGTTCTGGAGCTCAAGTCACCATTCTGAACAGCGTCTTTGACAGCAATGACGGCACTTTGACCAACAACGGCAAGAGCGGTGGAGCAATCTCCACTAACAGTGCCGGTGGGCCGGGTGGGCCAGGCTTTATGGTGATTGAGAACTCTCGCTTTACTAATAATCGGGGGTTTAATGGGGGTGCTGTCTACAATATTTCGTCACCCGTCACGGTTAAAAACTCGACTTTTCTTAACAATACTGCCATTGGTGAGGGCGGCGGCGCATTGTTTAGCGATGGCGCTGGGCCAGGTGGCCCAGGCACCACCTCAGGAGGGACTATTCGCATTGAGGGCAGCAGCTTTGAGGGTAACCAAGCCAAAGGTGGGGGTGGCGCGCTGTATATCTACAGCTACGGCACCGATAAGCTAGTGGTCGAAAACAGTACTCTGCTGAAAAATACGGTGTCTCTCAGCAGCCAAAATCTGGCTCGCGGTGGTGGGCTAGAGGTCAACGGCGGCACCGTCACGCTGCGTAATGTAGGTGTGGCCAACAATGTTGCAGAGAAGCAAGGCGGAGGTCTCTGGGTTCAGACTGGGCAGTCTGTCAATATCTCCAACAGCACCTTTTCTACCAATCGGGTCAACAATGATGCTGGGGGGGCAATGTTCTTAAACACCAGCTCTGCTGCCCCTGTTAACATTACCAATTCCACCATCGTCAACAACTTTGCTGGACGCGCTAACGGCGCACTATGGATGAACAGCGGTAATAAAGACTCAATTACACTGCGTAATTCGATTGTCGCTTTCAATAGGGCGGTTGATACGAGGCAGAACCAAGTCGGCTATACCCCCCGCGATGGCGGTGGCAATATTGAGTTTCCAGCGCCGGTCAATTCTGGCCCGCGGGTAGCTGCCAACAGTCGTCTTGTTGATCCACTGCTGGGTCCGCTAATGAAGATTGGCGATGACCTGGTACATCCGTTGCTATCGGGTAGCCCAGCGATCAACACCGGCGTGAAAACCACTGGCGTGCCCACCCAAGACCAACGCCAGTTCATCCGTGACTCTTTGATTGATGTAGGGGCCTTTGAACGGGGCGGGTTGCCGACTTATGGCAGTAGCAGTAACGATATTCTTTTAGGCACTTCAGTGATCAATAGCTTTTCTGGGAGCAGCGGCAACGATACTCTTTTAGGCCTAGGCGGAGCCGACACGCTAACTGGCGGTACTGGAGCCGATCGCATCGTTTACACCGGACGATCGCAAGCCGAGGCCTTTGGCCAGTCAACCCTGGCGGCGCTCGATCGCATTGTAGGCTTTGATGCCATCCAGGGCGATCGCATTCAGCTCGACTACAACAACAATTTGCTCACCTCTGAGCAGCCAGGGGGACTATTCAATGCTGGCTTGAAAACTGGCACGACCTTAGAACAGGCCGCTCTGGCCGCTTACCAAGATAAAAATCAAACCTCCAGCGGAGCGCAAGCTATGGCGGCAAACCAGGCGGTGTTTTTCCGCTGGGGAACCCGCACGTTTCTATCTGTCAACGATAGTAACGCTGCTTTTTCTAAAAGCACGGACCTAGTAGCCGAAGTCACGGGCATAGGAATGGCCGGGACTGATTCTACCGCTGGGACCTTAACGGTGACCAACTACTTTGCGTAA
- a CDS encoding glycosyltransferase family 4 protein, which translates to MRILSIHNAYQIRGGEDESCAAEERLLENHGHQVDRYTATNDDIPNYSALRLAAKTLWSQTAYREVRSRLRSQPYDIVHVQNFFPLISPSVYYAAQAEGVPVVQTLRNYRLICPNGLFFRDGQVCEDCVGQAVPYAGIVHKCYRQSRPASAMVTAMITTHRLLKTWDQQVNMFITLTQFAKQKLVEGGMPADKIIVKPNFIDPDPGVGSGSGGFALYVGRLSVEKGLDTLIEAWQQLPTPYPLKIVGDGPLADLVKDAAQALPNIEWLGRRPIDEVHHLMGEASFLVFPSKWYETFGRVAVESFAKGTPVVAAKIGAIAELVETGKTGLHFEPSNPQSLAQQVQQLLDHPAQRFAMRHVARQTYLERYTATQNYTYISDIYDKVIFSQRSR; encoded by the coding sequence ATGCGCATCCTAAGTATTCACAACGCCTATCAAATTCGCGGTGGTGAAGATGAGTCTTGTGCGGCCGAAGAGCGCCTGCTCGAAAACCACGGCCATCAGGTCGATCGCTATACTGCCACCAACGACGACATTCCCAACTACAGCGCCCTGCGGCTGGCGGCTAAAACCTTGTGGTCGCAGACGGCCTACCGGGAAGTGCGATCTAGGTTGCGATCGCAGCCCTATGACATCGTCCACGTGCAAAACTTTTTTCCCCTAATCTCGCCCTCGGTATACTACGCGGCCCAGGCTGAGGGGGTGCCCGTGGTGCAAACCTTGCGAAACTACCGCCTGATCTGTCCTAACGGACTATTTTTTCGCGATGGCCAGGTGTGCGAAGACTGCGTGGGGCAGGCCGTGCCCTACGCGGGCATTGTTCACAAATGCTATCGCCAAAGTCGCCCCGCTAGCGCCATGGTGACGGCGATGATTACCACTCATCGGCTGCTCAAAACCTGGGATCAGCAGGTGAACATGTTTATTACCCTGACCCAGTTTGCTAAGCAAAAGCTGGTGGAGGGCGGCATGCCCGCCGACAAAATTATTGTCAAGCCCAACTTTATTGACCCCGACCCAGGGGTGGGCAGCGGCAGCGGCGGCTTTGCTCTCTACGTCGGGCGGCTGTCGGTTGAGAAGGGGCTCGACACCCTGATCGAGGCCTGGCAACAACTCCCTACCCCCTATCCGCTCAAGATTGTCGGTGACGGCCCCCTGGCAGACCTGGTAAAAGATGCCGCCCAGGCCCTGCCCAACATCGAGTGGCTAGGTCGCCGCCCTATCGACGAAGTTCACCATCTGATGGGGGAAGCCAGCTTTTTGGTTTTTCCATCTAAATGGTATGAGACCTTTGGTCGGGTGGCCGTGGAGTCGTTTGCCAAGGGAACCCCTGTGGTAGCAGCGAAAATTGGTGCGATCGCCGAATTGGTTGAAACCGGCAAAACCGGACTTCACTTTGAACCCAGCAACCCCCAAAGCCTGGCCCAGCAGGTACAGCAGCTGCTCGACCACCCGGCTCAGCGGTTTGCCATGCGCCATGTCGCTCGCCAAACCTACCTGGAACGCTACACCGCCACTCAAAATTACACATACATTAGCGATATCTACGACAAAGTGATATTTAGCCAGCGATCGCGATGA
- a CDS encoding glycosyltransferase family 4 protein, giving the protein MKPLNILISAYACQPYMGSEPGVGWHLVQELAKHHRVWVLTRRSNRDAIEAELAQYPVPTLTFLYCDPPPPLRWLPPAQVPHYYGWQIGAYYAAKTLLKSVDIDVIHHVTYVRYSTPSFLALLPVPFVWGPVGGGEMAPKSFWGDFSRRGQIYEVLRSLMHRFGELDPFTAMTARRSALVKATTPDTARRLQPLGATNVHIESESGLSADEIEQLAQCPTPSLSPVRFISMARLLHWKGLHLGLRAFATAQLPPDAEYWIVGDGPERANLQALAERLGIADRVKFWGRLPRAETLHQLGQCHALVHASLHDSGGWVCLEAMAAGRPVVCLDLGGPSVQVTAETGFKIPAQVPELTIQGLATAMEKLAANPTLLVQMGAAGQRRVQQHFSWQARGQELSQQYAALCQEVVPCAS; this is encoded by the coding sequence ATGAAACCGCTCAATATTTTAATCTCCGCCTATGCTTGCCAGCCCTACATGGGCTCTGAGCCGGGAGTGGGCTGGCACCTCGTTCAGGAACTCGCGAAACACCATCGAGTGTGGGTGCTAACCCGCCGCAGCAATCGCGATGCGATCGAGGCCGAACTGGCCCAGTATCCGGTGCCCACCCTCACCTTTCTCTACTGCGATCCGCCACCGCCCCTGCGTTGGTTGCCCCCAGCCCAGGTACCTCACTACTACGGCTGGCAGATAGGGGCCTACTATGCCGCTAAAACACTACTCAAGTCTGTAGACATTGACGTGATTCACCACGTTACCTACGTGCGTTACTCCACCCCTAGCTTTTTGGCCCTGCTACCAGTGCCGTTTGTGTGGGGGCCAGTGGGCGGTGGCGAAATGGCCCCCAAATCCTTTTGGGGTGACTTTAGCCGGCGGGGACAGATCTACGAAGTGCTGCGCAGTCTGATGCACCGATTCGGTGAGCTCGATCCCTTTACCGCTATGACGGCCCGCCGCAGCGCTCTGGTCAAAGCCACCACCCCTGATACCGCCCGCCGTTTACAGCCCCTGGGGGCTACCAATGTCCATATTGAGTCTGAGTCAGGTCTGTCCGCTGACGAGATTGAGCAGTTGGCCCAGTGCCCCACTCCGTCCCTGTCCCCGGTGCGCTTTATCAGTATGGCCCGCCTGCTGCATTGGAAGGGTCTGCACTTGGGCCTGCGCGCCTTTGCCACCGCTCAGCTACCTCCCGATGCTGAGTACTGGATTGTGGGCGACGGTCCAGAGCGCGCCAACTTGCAAGCTCTGGCTGAGCGGCTGGGTATCGCCGATCGGGTCAAGTTTTGGGGCCGTTTGCCCAGGGCCGAAACTCTGCACCAGCTGGGTCAGTGCCATGCCCTAGTGCACGCCAGTTTGCACGACTCGGGAGGCTGGGTCTGCCTGGAAGCAATGGCGGCTGGCCGTCCAGTAGTCTGCCTAGACCTAGGTGGTCCCAGTGTGCAGGTCACCGCCGAGACCGGCTTTAAGATCCCGGCCCAGGTGCCTGAGCTGACGATTCAGGGGTTAGCCACGGCAATGGAAAAACTGGCTGCCAACCCCACCCTGCTGGTTCAAATGGGGGCAGCAGGACAGCGCCGAGTGCAGCAGCACTTTTCCTGGCAGGCTCGAGGGCAAGAACTCAGTCAGCAGTACGCTGCCCTCTGTCAGGAGGTCGTCCCATGCGCATCCTAA
- a CDS encoding glycosyltransferase family 4 protein, which translates to MTKSFRLGVVFTHPTQHHAPLWRKLNEQPGVEVKVFYLCNENQSGGDRALGSSEPWDVDLLSGYPHEFLKTWTGKTATATTKGLLTPALVNRLTKAHVDAVFLPSFYTLSYRLTVTLCKLRGIPVIMQNDATVITDSDQSGSRRLAKALLYPWMYGLADRWISSGDHNEIYLRHYGVNSDIVVRGCYPVDRDRWETTMAQNQPEILRLRQTLCWDDNTILYGFCGKYIERKNPFEFIEAVAEAHRQDPRVRGIMIGGGELAPAIDRHLATLNGEVVNVGFVNQSKLPLYYAALDVFVSTSSSDPHPLVISEAMAAGTPPILSDRCGNWGYRDTVQHRYNGLVYPCGDRVALTEAIVALTDSDTRQRYSQRSQEVFAGQDLDCELRAFLTTFQQLRPEVALPQARPQPVPSLATQASVQPQAEG; encoded by the coding sequence ATGACTAAATCATTTCGTCTGGGGGTGGTATTTACCCATCCGACCCAGCATCACGCTCCTCTCTGGCGGAAGCTCAATGAGCAGCCAGGGGTTGAGGTTAAGGTGTTTTATCTGTGTAATGAAAATCAGTCGGGAGGCGATCGCGCCCTGGGCAGCAGCGAACCCTGGGATGTGGATTTGCTTAGCGGCTACCCCCACGAGTTTTTGAAAACCTGGACGGGAAAAACCGCTACCGCTACCACTAAGGGGTTGCTGACTCCAGCCCTGGTCAACCGCCTGACTAAAGCCCATGTAGATGCGGTGTTTTTGCCCAGCTTTTATACCCTGTCGTACCGGTTAACGGTGACGCTGTGCAAGCTGCGGGGCATTCCAGTCATTATGCAAAACGATGCCACGGTGATTACCGATAGCGATCAGTCGGGCAGCCGTCGTTTGGCTAAGGCGCTCCTTTACCCCTGGATGTATGGCCTAGCCGATCGCTGGATTAGCAGCGGCGACCACAACGAGATTTACCTGCGCCACTACGGCGTCAATTCCGATATTGTGGTGCGGGGCTGCTACCCGGTCGATCGCGATCGCTGGGAAACCACCATGGCCCAAAATCAGCCGGAAATATTACGCCTGCGCCAGACCCTCTGCTGGGACGACAACACCATTCTCTACGGCTTTTGCGGCAAGTACATTGAGCGCAAAAACCCTTTTGAGTTTATTGAGGCGGTGGCCGAGGCCCATCGGCAAGATCCTCGCGTGCGCGGCATCATGATTGGCGGTGGCGAGCTGGCCCCAGCCATTGACCGGCACCTGGCTACCCTCAATGGCGAAGTGGTGAATGTGGGCTTTGTCAACCAGAGCAAGCTGCCCCTCTACTACGCCGCGCTGGATGTGTTTGTTTCGACCTCTTCGAGCGATCCGCACCCCTTGGTTATCTCCGAAGCCATGGCGGCGGGCACACCGCCGATTTTGAGCGATCGCTGCGGCAACTGGGGCTACCGCGATACCGTGCAGCATCGCTATAACGGGCTGGTTTACCCCTGCGGCGATCGGGTCGCCCTGACCGAGGCGATCGTGGCCCTGACTGATAGCGACACCCGCCAGCGCTACAGCCAGCGATCGCAGGAGGTGTTTGCGGGCCAAGACTTAGACTGCGAGCTGCGCGCCTTTCTCACGACGTTTCAGCAGCTACGGCCTGAGGTCGCCCTGCCTCAGGCGAGGCCCCAGCCGGTGCCCAGCCTGGCGACCCAGGCCAGCGTCCAACCCCAAGCCGAGGGCTAA
- the hpsJ-C gene encoding HpsJ-like protein, cyanoexosortase C-associated codes for MVGASNPLSSPSLSGQAIARVVGFTCIFGFLVDMTALTFPLEWGTAWRVGLLQQMGDRSIVLLIGVALLIYSAWENQSLRKMLGFLAMGLGTLFLLICMFVVRESFLLHSQAIDNIGNQVSQLQTQVEAGRSNPEVMANATEDDFANALRAIDTQAETLRQNAKTTITRSAIASTSNFAVVGIGLLSLGRLGSTGKYRGRSAKKTRK; via the coding sequence ATGGTTGGTGCTTCAAATCCGCTCTCTTCCCCCTCTCTCAGCGGCCAGGCGATCGCTCGTGTTGTCGGCTTTACCTGCATTTTTGGCTTTCTTGTCGACATGACCGCCCTTACCTTTCCCCTGGAGTGGGGAACAGCTTGGCGGGTGGGGTTATTGCAGCAAATGGGCGATCGCAGCATAGTGCTGCTCATTGGTGTTGCCCTATTAATCTACAGCGCTTGGGAGAACCAAAGCTTACGAAAGATGTTAGGCTTTCTAGCGATGGGACTAGGCACTCTTTTCCTGCTGATTTGCATGTTTGTAGTGCGCGAAAGTTTTCTACTTCACTCTCAGGCGATTGACAATATCGGCAACCAAGTTTCGCAGTTACAGACGCAGGTTGAAGCAGGCCGCTCCAACCCAGAAGTTATGGCCAATGCCACAGAGGATGATTTTGCTAATGCCTTGAGGGCTATTGACACTCAAGCTGAAACCCTGCGGCAAAATGCAAAAACCACTATCACCAGAAGTGCTATTGCCAGCACCAGTAACTTCGCGGTAGTAGGCATTGGTTTATTGAGCTTAGGCCGCCTAGGCTCAACGGGGAAATACAGGGGCCGAAGCGCTAAAAAGACGCGGAAATAA
- the crtC gene encoding cyanoexosortase C — MAALNLNLKPHLQTIQAWIVSLAKDTHGRFVLLGLTVGLVYLPAWLGYLMPRALRGKVGWFLVLCMLGIAVAELWNRRAVLQKLLASEEDRLLGHLLIVCAAVLFPFCRFALWPQAFLWLLILAGIACSTWGASFFTRFIVPTFLIGLTTYPRIGFVSRFLWDFFAPYQFLETKMAEISSAAMRALGFPAVQEGVYITFPEGAVEVGWGCNGLDMALSIAATGFIMGILYKQKPRQMAILVAVAAIISLLFNIPRLMLVTIAHVYWGEWWFDFWHGFWGGQIFVGLLLTVYYYAMMAMIERAKKQVQQ; from the coding sequence ATGGCAGCCCTAAACCTAAATCTCAAGCCTCATCTGCAAACTATTCAGGCCTGGATAGTTAGCCTGGCTAAAGACACCCACGGGCGCTTTGTGCTGCTGGGGCTAACGGTTGGGCTAGTCTACCTGCCAGCCTGGCTAGGTTACTTGATGCCTAGGGCACTGCGGGGCAAAGTGGGCTGGTTTTTGGTGTTATGTATGCTGGGTATAGCCGTCGCCGAGTTGTGGAATCGCCGTGCCGTGCTGCAAAAACTTTTGGCTTCAGAGGAAGATCGCCTATTGGGACATCTACTGATTGTCTGCGCGGCGGTTTTGTTTCCGTTTTGCCGCTTCGCCCTCTGGCCCCAGGCCTTTTTGTGGCTGCTAATTTTGGCGGGCATCGCCTGTAGCACCTGGGGCGCTAGCTTTTTTACCCGCTTTATAGTGCCAACGTTTTTAATTGGCCTAACCACCTACCCGCGCATTGGTTTTGTCTCTCGCTTTTTGTGGGACTTTTTTGCTCCTTACCAATTTTTGGAAACTAAAATGGCTGAGATCAGTAGTGCGGCCATGCGAGCGCTTGGCTTTCCAGCTGTGCAAGAGGGAGTTTATATTACTTTCCCAGAAGGCGCAGTAGAAGTAGGCTGGGGTTGCAATGGCCTAGACATGGCCCTTTCTATCGCCGCTACCGGCTTCATCATGGGAATTTTGTACAAACAGAAGCCGCGTCAAATGGCTATATTGGTTGCTGTAGCAGCTATTATTTCACTTTTATTTAATATTCCCCGCCTAATGTTGGTCACAATTGCCCACGTGTACTGGGGCGAGTGGTGGTTTGACTTTTGGCACGGCTTTTGGGGCGGTCAAATTTTTGTGGGTCTGCTGCTCACAGTATATTATTACGCCATGATGGCGATGATTGAGCGAGCAAAAAAGCAAGTTCAGCAATAA
- a CDS encoding glycosyltransferase family 4 protein — MRVAVVRRAPGASFSMDVYANGLVAGLRQVRPTWDIVEITPNFKEYQGSALGGLLKYVRRYGQLPSQVARQQGIDLFHVVDHSDGHLCYALGRTPHPVVVTCHDLINYMQPENISSQAKLPWLSAGLWRYAVRGIAQADHIVTVSDHTAKDVMATFGIEPARVTTAYNGVDPAFCPQPPEQTAAARSRYGLGTERFCLLNVGSNHPRKNVIALLQALALLRQQGIPAYLIKAGADLTAEQKIYVQHQNLTDCIVYVGKPNQTELVALYNAADVLVAPSLYEGFGITPLEAMACGTPVVVADATALPEVVGNAGLKVPPQDIEAIAAALRQLYEQPEVYARLVNAGRDRAQSFTWAAHGDRVAAVYETLFNRG, encoded by the coding sequence ATGCGCGTGGCTGTTGTTCGCCGGGCTCCCGGCGCGTCCTTTAGCATGGATGTCTATGCCAATGGCCTGGTGGCGGGTCTGCGCCAGGTTCGCCCTACCTGGGATATTGTAGAAATCACTCCGAACTTTAAAGAGTATCAGGGGTCGGCCTTGGGGGGGCTGCTCAAGTATGTGCGGCGCTACGGGCAGTTGCCGAGTCAGGTGGCGCGGCAGCAGGGCATCGACTTGTTCCACGTGGTCGACCACAGCGACGGCCACCTTTGCTACGCCCTGGGGCGCACTCCCCACCCGGTCGTGGTTACCTGCCACGACCTGATCAACTACATGCAGCCTGAGAACATTAGCAGCCAGGCCAAGCTGCCCTGGTTGAGCGCTGGGCTGTGGCGCTACGCGGTGCGGGGTATCGCCCAGGCCGACCACATTGTCACGGTGTCTGACCACACTGCCAAGGATGTGATGGCCACCTTTGGGATTGAACCGGCGCGGGTAACGACAGCCTACAACGGGGTTGACCCGGCCTTTTGCCCCCAGCCCCCAGAGCAAACTGCGGCAGCGCGATCGCGCTACGGCCTAGGAACTGAGCGCTTCTGTCTGCTCAATGTCGGCTCTAACCACCCGCGCAAAAACGTGATTGCCCTGCTTCAGGCTCTGGCGCTGCTGCGGCAGCAGGGGATACCTGCCTACTTGATCAAGGCCGGGGCCGATCTGACCGCCGAGCAAAAAATCTACGTGCAGCACCAAAACCTTACGGATTGCATTGTCTATGTCGGTAAACCTAATCAAACTGAATTGGTGGCGCTGTATAACGCCGCCGATGTGCTAGTTGCTCCCTCTCTGTACGAGGGCTTTGGCATCACCCCTCTAGAGGCCATGGCCTGTGGAACTCCAGTGGTGGTGGCTGACGCCACTGCCCTACCCGAGGTGGTGGGCAATGCCGGGCTGAAGGTGCCGCCCCAGGACATTGAAGCGATCGCTGCCGCCCTACGACAGCTCTATGAACAGCCCGAAGTCTATGCTCGCCTGGTCAACGCAGGTCGCGATCGGGCTCAGTCGTTTACCTGGGCTGCCCACGGCGATCGCGTTGCCGCCGTATATGAAACCCTGTTTAACCGGGGCTAA